From a region of the Lactuca sativa cultivar Salinas chromosome 4, Lsat_Salinas_v11, whole genome shotgun sequence genome:
- the LOC128133406 gene encoding proline-rich receptor-like protein kinase PERK10, whose protein sequence is MIQSIHDADKPAPRGKKQEMGKDKKVVKGVKGPSPKKRKPTKAAQSPPPKKRKTQPRRKIILASSSSDSEDEGSDSEESFRGDTPPRSPSPEVPVSTKLASPPPISISISIPPITSTSHIPPTSIPIPPPIFSDATTTTAEVRTNIYDMGARTLAPKHTPAIEPTSKPEPTTTTEPPPSPSSPNHSADTETFLGGEDMTFDSVYYSPYQVQSDNDDDAPVTKKELNEKLDNFIASSSSRSNISEAAI, encoded by the coding sequence ATGATTCAgtcaatccatgatgctgacaagcctgctccaaggggCAAGAAACAAGAAATGGGGAAAGACAAGAAGGTGGTCAAAGGGgtgaaaggcccttctcctaaaaagagaAAACCCACGAAGGCAGCCCAatcacctccaccaaagaagaggaaaacccagccCAGGCGAAAAAtcattcttgcctcttcctccagTGATTCAGAGGATGAGGGTTCAGACTCAGAGGAGTCGTTTCGTGGTGACACGCCTCCTCGCTCGCCTTCACCTGAGGTACCAGTTTCAACCAAACTTGCTTCTCCTCCCCCAATctctatctctatttccattccccccataacctccacttcTCATATTCCACCCACTTCTATTCCCATACCACCTCCTATTTTCTCAGACGCTACAACAACAACTGCTGAAGTTCGAACCAACATATATGATATGGGGGCTCGCACTTTAGCACCCAAACACACACCTGCAATCGAACCCACCTCCAaacccgaacctactaccacaaccgaacctccaccttcgCCTTCATCTCCAAATCACTCAGCAGATACCGAGACTTTTCTTGGAGGGGaagacatgaccttcgattctgtCTACTACAGCCCCTACCAGGTTCAAAGCGAtaatgacgatgatgctcctgtcactaaaAAGGAACTTAATGAGAAACTTGATAATTTcatcgcttcctcttcctctcggtCCAATATCTCAGAGGCTGCTATTTAG